The sequence CGCTAACCCTGACGTTCGCCGCCATTTTGCTCTATGGAGGTTGGCGGATTTATCAGCCAGTTGAGATAGATGCAGTGCATAAAGATCGCGGCGTGTCTTATGCATCAGTCCTTGTCAGGCACTTTCCTTGGACAGTTCGGGGGCGAATTGAATGGTGGGAGCAAAACAAAGAAAGGCTTCGCGCGGAGTATGGCATTCCACATCCGGATACAGATGGCACCTTTCAAGTTGTATTTTGGGCGTGGGATGGCATCTACCGGGTGAATCACGGAACCGACGAGGACTCGGATTTTCGTTGTTTTGAAGATATGACTGTCGATGCGCGTTGTATCGAAAAAAGCGAGCAGCCCCTATTGGTTAGAAAGCTAAGGGATGGTCGGGTTGTATTTTATACAGAGCAAAATTCCTATGTCCAAGATGATGAGAGTAAAGAAGTAAGGCTTAGAGAGTAAATCGAGAAATAGGGAGGTCTTATTTTCCTACTCCAAAGCTGGCTTGGGCATAAGAATTTTGGTGATGACGGGGAAAGGGGACAGATTTATTTTTCTACTCTAAAGCTGGCTGGATGGTCGGAATTAGAGTGGTTTAATAAATCTGTCCCCTTTTTTTCGGTCTCGATGATACGGATTTGGCGCATCCTGTTTACGGTAGCCTTCCACTGTTTCAAATCTGGTTCGTATTGCAACGTTGGAGTGGCTATGACTATCAGCCATTCATTACGGAGATGAATGTAACAAGGACAATTAGTGGTGGGTGTTGAATGTATGCAGGGTAAATATAAATTCTGCATTTTGGCGCTTTTCGTCGTAGTGTATTCTGTTTGGAGAATATACCTGCCTGTTCAGATTGATGCCGTGCATCGATCCGGAAGTTTTTCTGATGTTTTAGTCAAAAATTTTCCCTTGACCGATCAAGGGCGAATCTCTTGGTGGAATAAGCATAGAGCGCTCCTCAAGGAGAAATATGACATCCCAAGGCCGGAGGAAGACGGCTCTTTTGATGTGGTCATTTGGGAGTGGGATGGTGTTTATAAGACGGACAAGGGGAATGGAGATGATCTCTGTTTTAATGACATGAAAGAGGAAAGAAACTGCATAGAAAAGAAAAATCGCTCACTCTGGATTACGCGTTTGAAAAACGGTGGTTATCGCTACGAAATAGGAGTTGGTTCTACGGCTTCCTATTATCAAGCGGGCGAAGGAGCAAGAGTAATGCGTAAAGAGTGAGCCAAACGACGGGATTGGGAGGAGGAACGAGAGCTGGCCTGGGCGCAAAACACGGAATTGACCCGGCAAGTAAATAAGTCGAGCCGAACACAGGCGCAATGAACTATCGCGTGATCGCACGCTTGGCCGGCAGGACAATTCGCCGCGCATTGAAATCGCTACCGCGAAGGGCGGAGCGTGGCACGCAAGACACGAAGGTCGCTTACGAGCGGCCTTTTTCTTATGGGGAAGGGCAAACCCTCAGCGCAATCGCCGCGCCCATTCCCGCCAACCGGCACGGCCGGCGTTCGCGGGGTGGTCACCCAGCACGCGCGGCAGCTCGGCGAGGCTGACCCAGAACTGGCCCTGCCAATCCAGCACATGCAACACCTGGCGCTGCCAGCGCAGGTGCTTGTGCCGTGGGCCGAACTCGTAGGCATTGCTGCGCAGCTCCGGCACCACCTCGTTGCTGATCCAGCGGCGCAGGCTGCACAGGTCCGATGCATTGAAAAGAATCAGCGCCGCATAAGCGCCGGATTCGCTCACCAGCACCCGCTCGATCAACTCGCCATCCTCCCGGCGCAACCAGCGCACGCACACCTGGTCCTCGTCCAGCCGGCTGGCCAAACGCTCGGAACAGGGATGGCCCATCAGTCGGCGCAGGTCGTCGAGTACGAACCAGGCCTGGTCGTCGAGCAATACGGCGCGGAGGAGGCGGCGATGGCGGAAGAAGTAGAGCGGGGTGGGGAGGGGGGAATCGTCCATGGGGGAGGTCCTTTCTTTGGTCTGAAAGTCCGCCGCCAGGCCGCTGCTAACCGGAGTTGGAGGCGGAGCCGTACAGGGTTAGCAGAACCGGGACCAAAGGACCGGCAGACCCGAAGGTCTCCCCATACGGCCCGCCATCGAGGCAATTCCCGCGCGAATTTGATCGCGGTAATTCGCCGAGGCGTTTCCGTCCTTTGGTCATTCGGGCTGCTAAACCCGGCCCTGTCGTTTTCACAGGGCGCGTGGAGGGTAGGGGGGGCA is a genomic window of Pseudomonas knackmussii B13 containing:
- a CDS encoding DUF943 family protein; protein product: MLKKISLTLTFAAILLYGGWRIYQPVEIDAVHKDRGVSYASVLVRHFPWTVRGRIEWWEQNKERLRAEYGIPHPDTDGTFQVVFWAWDGIYRVNHGTDEDSDFRCFEDMTVDARCIEKSEQPLLVRKLRDGRVVFYTEQNSYVQDDESKEVRLRE
- a CDS encoding DUF3289 family protein, translated to MAHPVYGSLPLFQIWFVLQRWSGYDYQPFITEMNVTRTISGGC
- a CDS encoding DUF943 family protein is translated as MGVECMQGKYKFCILALFVVVYSVWRIYLPVQIDAVHRSGSFSDVLVKNFPLTDQGRISWWNKHRALLKEKYDIPRPEEDGSFDVVIWEWDGVYKTDKGNGDDLCFNDMKEERNCIEKKNRSLWITRLKNGGYRYEIGVGSTASYYQAGEGARVMRKE
- a CDS encoding BRO-N domain-containing protein gives rise to the protein MDDSPLPTPLYFFRHRRLLRAVLLDDQAWFVLDDLRRLMGHPCSERLASRLDEDQVCVRWLRREDGELIERVLVSESGAYAALILFNASDLCSLRRWISNEVVPELRSNAYEFGPRHKHLRWQRQVLHVLDWQGQFWVSLAELPRVLGDHPANAGRAGWREWARRLR